One stretch of Spiroplasma mirum ATCC 29335 DNA includes these proteins:
- the rplL gene encoding 50S ribosomal protein L7/L12, translated as MAITKDDIIKALEDMKLAELNELVKAIEDHFEVVAAAAVAAPAADGGATTGALTEVDVVLTDAGQSKVAVIKLVGQLTGKGLMDAKAVVEKLPAIIKAKVKPEEGEEIKGQLVAAGATVELK; from the coding sequence ATGGCAATTACAAAAGACGATATTATTAAAGCGCTAGAAGATATGAAACTAGCTGAATTAAATGAATTAGTAAAAGCAATCGAAGATCACTTTGAAGTAGTAGCAGCGGCAGCTGTGGCAGCCCCTGCTGCTGATGGAGGAGCTACAACGGGAGCACTAACTGAAGTTGATGTTGTGTTAACTGACGCTGGACAAAGTAAAGTTGCGGTTATTAAATTAGTTGGTCAACTAACAGGAAAAGGATTAATGGATGCCAAAGCAGTTGTTGAAAAATTGCCAGCCATTATTAAAGCAAAAGTTAAACCTGAAGAAGGAGAAGAAATTAAAGGTCAATTAGTTGCGGCAGGAGCGACAGTTGAGTTAAAATAA
- the rplJ gene encoding 50S ribosomal protein L10: MKPALQKKTAVVKEIVDNLKTANSAVIVEYQKLTVAEFTELRRTLTEKSVSIKVYKNNLVSLAAKEAGFGELDQFLTGPNAFAFGTGEEMAAAKTLAKFAKKHPALKLKAGIYEGKVLDTKAITEIALLPTKDELLSMFASSLLYPLRMFAIAVKEIAKTRSE, from the coding sequence ATGAAGCCAGCATTACAAAAGAAAACAGCTGTTGTTAAAGAAATTGTTGATAATTTAAAAACTGCTAATTCAGCGGTTATTGTTGAATATCAAAAATTAACAGTAGCAGAGTTTACAGAGTTAAGAAGAACATTAACTGAAAAAAGTGTTAGTATTAAAGTTTATAAAAATAATTTAGTAAGCTTGGCGGCTAAAGAAGCAGGATTTGGAGAATTGGATCAGTTCTTAACAGGTCCCAATGCATTTGCTTTTGGTACAGGTGAAGAGATGGCAGCAGCAAAAACTTTAGCAAAATTTGCAAAAAAACACCCAGCGTTAAAATTAAAAGCGGGGATTTATGAAGGTAAAGTGTTGGATACTAAAGCAATTACTGAAATTGCATTACTACCAACCAAGGATGAATTACTTTCAATGTTTGCATCAAGTTTATTATACCCATTACGAATGTTTGCAATTGCAGTTAAAGAAATTGCAAAAACTCGTAGTGAATAA
- a CDS encoding lipoprotein has translation MKKILSILSSAALISSGTAPLISCENTNNHSDKDGHSSNKDNVYDSIEKL, from the coding sequence ATGAAAAAAATATTAAGTATTTTAAGTAGTGCTGCATTAATTAGTAGTGGTACTGCACCATTAATAAGTTGTGAAAATACTAATAACCATTCTGATAAGGATGGACATTCCTCAAATAAAGACAATGTATACGACTCAATTGAAAAACTTTAG